Proteins encoded within one genomic window of Candidatus Pseudothioglobus singularis PS1:
- a CDS encoding gamma-butyrobetaine hydroxylase-like domain-containing protein, with protein MTPPNNITLSKDKKLLTVSYKDNHYALTSEFLRVYSPSAEVRGHGPGQETLQLNKQDVSISSLVPMGNYAISIHFNDGHTTGIYSWSYLLHLGADKEELWLDYCNRVKENSDNNKNYHKISI; from the coding sequence ATGACTCCTCCAAATAATATCACTCTTAGCAAGGATAAAAAGTTACTCACAGTTAGCTATAAAGATAATCATTATGCTTTGACTAGTGAGTTTTTAAGAGTGTATTCACCATCTGCAGAAGTCAGGGGTCATGGTCCTGGACAAGAAACATTACAACTAAACAAACAAGATGTATCTATATCATCACTTGTTCCAATGGGTAACTATGCTATCTCCATTCATTTTAATGATGGACATACTACTGGAATCTACTCATGGAGCTATTTACTTCATTTGGGGGCTGATAAAGAAGAGTTATGGTTGGATTATTGCAATCGGGTTAAAGAAAATAGTGACAATAATAAAAATTATCATAAAATTTCTATTTGA
- the dapF gene encoding diaminopimelate epimerase — translation MINFTKMHGLGNDFVVMNNLDGDVCLSVEEIRQLADRHFGIGFDQLLMIEPATSKSADFRYVIYNSDGTEVSQCGNGARCFALYIKKKNLSYKNPLTVETNAGLLVLNINSDDTVKVEMGMPNFEPSKIPLNLNQLSSEYNVGGHMIGSLSIGNPHAILIQDEIDNIDGIASKIQSSELFPEGVNVGFMKIINKREIQLRVVERGVGETHACGSGACAAVIHGVRQGLLDSKVIVHLNGGDATVEFDGEKVYLTGPGKFIYEGSVNLRSGFS, via the coding sequence ATGATAAATTTTACAAAAATGCATGGTTTGGGAAATGACTTTGTTGTGATGAATAATCTTGATGGGGATGTTTGCCTTTCTGTTGAAGAAATACGTCAATTGGCTGATCGTCATTTTGGGATAGGCTTTGATCAGCTCTTGATGATTGAACCAGCAACTTCTAAAAGTGCTGATTTTAGATATGTTATATATAATTCTGATGGTACTGAAGTCAGTCAATGTGGAAATGGAGCAAGGTGTTTTGCATTATATATAAAGAAAAAGAATCTTTCTTATAAAAATCCTTTAACTGTTGAAACGAATGCAGGGCTTTTAGTTCTCAATATAAATAGCGATGACACCGTAAAAGTTGAAATGGGTATGCCTAATTTTGAGCCTTCTAAAATACCTTTGAACTTAAATCAATTATCATCAGAATACAATGTTGGAGGCCATATGATTGGATCCTTGTCTATTGGGAACCCTCATGCTATTTTGATTCAAGATGAAATTGATAATATTGATGGCATTGCCTCTAAAATTCAGTCTAGCGAGTTATTTCCTGAAGGCGTCAATGTTGGTTTCATGAAGATTATAAACAAACGAGAAATTCAGTTAAGAGTGGTAGAAAGGGGGGTTGGAGAAACACATGCCTGTGGCTCTGGAGCCTGTGCTGCTGTCATTCATGGAGTAAGACAGGGGCTACTCGATTCTAAAGTCATAGTCCACTTGAATGGTGGGGATGCAACTGTAGAGTTTGATGGAGAGAAGGTCTATTTAACTGGACCTGGCAAGTTTATTTATGAAGGCTCTGTAAATCTTAGAAGTGGATT